The genomic interval CCGATGTTGCAATTACAAAAAACGGCTCTGTCATCGCCTATGGCATGGTTCCATTTGCCGGTGATGAAATTACCGAAGCGCTTTCCCAACATTATTTGCTGGATTTTAACGTTGCAGAACAAATCAAACGTGAACTAAATAATCCAAATCGTAATGCAGAAGATAACCAAGTTTCCTTCCAAGATATTTTAGGAATGACCTATACTTTATCTCCGAAAGAAATCAACGATAAACTCTCTACGAATGTCGCCGAATTGGCACAGGCGATTGCAACGCAGATTTTAACTTTAAATGGCGCTGCACCACAGGCAGTACTGCTCGTTGGCGGTGGCTCCTTAACCCCAATGCTGCCGGAAGCAATTGCGCAGGCACTTGATATTCCTACGGCACGTGTTGCCGTCCGTACACCTGATACAATTCAAAATATAGAAGATATTCCGGAAATATTAAAACGCCCCGATGCAGTAACGCCACTCGGTATTTTAAAAATTGCTTCTACGCAAACCTTAAATTTTATTACGATCTACGTCAATAAAAATGAGTTGCATTTATTTAATATCAGTAACTTGACCGTTTCCGATGCCTTACTTGCAGCTGGGATTGATATGAAACAGCTCGGTGGCAAACCTGGTCTTGGTCTTACTGTGAAAATCAACAATCAAACTAAATTTTTTGCCGGTACCTTAGGAAAACCAGCAAAATTTACGCTGAACGGTGAAGCAACTACACTTACTGCACCGATTGCAAACGGCGATAAAATCTGTGTCACAAATGGAATTGACGGTTATGTGCCGACAGTAAAACTAAACGATGTCGTAGACGCGCCGCCTGCTTTTATGATTACTGTGAATGATGAAGAATTCACCATCGATTCCAAAGTACTCGTCAATCACAAAACAGTTGACGCTGCGTATCAGTTAAAAGACCGCGATGAAATCACTTATCAGCAGATAAAAAAATTAGGAGATATTCTGTTGCGCATCGGGTATCAGCCAGCCGATCGTCACTTTAAATACAAAGTAAATGGAGCAAGCATCCAGCAAACAGTTTCCCCAACCATTACAATCAATGAAGAACCAGCTTCTCTTTCGAGCATTGTAAATCCAGAAGATCGTATTATATGCATTGAACCAAAAACACCGACTGTTGAAAAAATTATCGACATCAATACAATGGATACGTATTTAACCGTTCATTTTAATAAAAACCCATCTAGAATCCCAACGACAACTTATACGCTGACAGTAGACGGCAATCCGGCTTCTTTACAAACGCTGGTCAGGGACGGCAGCGAAATTCAATATTCGGTTTCCGAAAAAGCAGTCACTATGATTAGCGACGTTCTGCTGGCAACAAATTTTCAGCCGCCGAGTGCGTTGTCTCATGTAAAAGTGGAAATCCTTTTAAATCAAGAATCTGCTGAATATACTTCACTCGTAAAAAATGGCGATTCTGTTGATGTCATTATTACCCCATTATAAAACCTAAGGGTTGATACATGACAACCTATCTTCAGCCTAGCTCCTAGGTATTAGATAAAATTTTATCGTATGAAATCTACCTCCTCTGCATATAGATAGATAATCTTATGCAGAGGAGGTACGTATTTTGGCCGATATATCCAAAACCTGCACAACAGCGGATTCCACTTCGACGACAACGGTCGTAACCGAAACAGATGCAGCCGCCTCTACAACCACAACGACAACAACCAATCAGCAAAACAGTTCCACTTGCCAAATCACTGAAACAGAAAATACCGATGCTCCTTGTGGTCCCTGTGCGCATTTTGATTTAAAAAAACTTGCAGAAGAAAGCCGTGCCGCTGCGTTCAGATCCTCTAATATCGCCGCAGCAACGAGCAATTCTGTCATCATTTTTACGATGCTCGTGTTACAAGAACTGCTCATCAAAGAATGTAAGAAAAATACCCTTGACCTCGATGCCATTTTTCTAATCTCCAATGCAATTTCTAATCTCGGTGATGGCATCACAATCACAAATCCACAAGCTTTGAATAGTTAACCTCGGGGACAGATCGGTGGCGGGTCGGCGATAAGCGCCCATCTGCGTCGTTGCAATAATGGGGCTGCTCGTCGACGTACGGAAGTACGACTCCTTCGCAGCCCCATTATTGCGCCTAGCATCTGAGCACTTCTCGCCAACCGGCAACCGATCTTCGTACTAGTTTATAAGTGGAACGTATTTTAGTAGGTGGTATTCACTTTGTGAATACCACCTACTTTGTCCTGAACCTGCCGCATTTTAATGCGGCAGTTCTTTTCGTTCCCCGGCCTTTTCCGGAAAAATACGTTCCGAAGGATGAAAAATGACCGGCTTACGTTAAGAAATTTGCTTGTCTGAACGAAGTGAGTTTGCAAATTTTAGTAAGTCGGTCATTTTTCAAGTGTTTTGGAGGTTTTAGGCCTAGACTTTTTGGTCCTTTTGTGTCAATGACAAAAGGACGCCCCTATTTAGATGCGGCAACCTTTGCAAATGCTACCGCACTTGCAGCAATGGTTTTCTCAATATCCTCATCCGTATGCGCACCGGACATAAACGCAGTTTCAAACTGCGATGGTGCAAGGTAAATACCTTGTTCCAACATCGATTTAAAATAGATTTTAAACGCTGTCAAATCTGATTTTTTTGCTGTTTCATAATCATAAACAGGCTGATCGGTAAAGAATAAACCAAACATCGAACCTGCTTGATGAAATTGGAGCGTAAGCCCGGCTTTTTTCGCTGCTGCTTCCATACCTAGCGTTAATTTTTTCGTTTTAAGCGTAAGCACGCGGCTATAATCCGGCTGTCCTTGCTCTGGAATTTCACTAATGATACTTAAAGTTGTAATCCCAGCCGTCATCGCAAGTGGATTTCCGCTTAAAGTGCCGGCTTGATAAACCGGTCCTGCCGGTGAAATTTGCTCCATGATGTCCCGTCTGCCACCATAAGCGCCTACCGGAAGTCCACCGCCAATGATTTTACCGAGACAAGTTAAATCCGGTTTTATTCCATAAGCAGCCTGTGCACCACCTAAAGAAGCTCTGAACCCGCACATCACTTCATCAAAAATCAACAATGCACCATGTGCTTCTGTAATCTTTCTAAGTTCACGCAGATACCCTTGTTTCGGCAGAACCAATCCCATGTTCCCGGCAACTGGTTCGATAATCACCGCAGCAATTTCCTCACCGGATTTTTCAAATACTGCCCGAATCGCGTCAACATCATTATATGGGACAGTGATCGTATTATTGGCAACACCTTTTGGCACGCCTGGGCTGTCGGGCACACCGAACGTAGCGGCACCAGAACCCGCTTTTACCAATAAACTATCGTGATGGCCGTGATAACAGCCTTCAAATTTGACAATTTTTTCACGTCCGGTAAAACCGCGTGCCAAACGAAGCGCACTCATCGTTGCTTCTGTTCCCGAATTCACCATGCGAATCAATTCCATCGATGGCATAATCTTTTGCACCAATTTTGCAAGTTCTGTCTCGAGCAAAGTCGGTGCACCATAACTTGTGCCAAGCTCGGCTGCGCGAGAAATCGCTTTGATCACTTCATCATGGGCATGTCCGATGATCATAGGCCCCCAAGAGCCTACATAATCAATATACGCATTCCCGTCGATATCATAAATCTTACTGCCTTTCGCTTTCGCAATAAACGGTGGATTTGCATCCACACTTTTAAACGAACGAACTGGACTATTCACACCACCGGGAATATACTTTTTTGCTTCGGCAAATGCTTCTATTGATTTTTCTAAATGCAAAGTCATATTTTAGCCTCCTAAGATCAAGCAATTATTTTTCCGTTAACCACCGCGCAGCATCTAATGCATGATACGTGATAATAATATCTGCGCCTGCACGCTTCATACTCGTCAAAGTTTCCAGCACAATCCGCTTTTCATCAATCCAGCCATTTGCGGCCGCTGCTTTTACCATTGCGTATTCACCGCTTACATTATAAACAGCAACAGGTAGATGCGTCATTTCCCGTACTTGATGCACGATATCCAAATAAGATAGCGCCGGTTTTACCATAATCATATCCGCACCTTCAGCAAGATCGAGTTCTACTTCTTTTAATGCTTCACGTGCGTTGGCCGGATCCATTTGATAAGAACGGCGATCGCCAAACTGCGGCGTAGAATGTGCGGCATCTCTAAACGGGCCATAATATGCCGACGCATATTTTACCGTATAAGACATAATTGACACATTTTGATACCCGGACTCATCTAACGCCTCACGAATCGCTGCAACACGCCCATCCATCATATCAGAAGGCGCAATGATATCCGCACCTGCCTGTGCTTGACTGACAGCCACCTTTGCCAATAAGGTAAGCGTCGCATCATTGTCAACATATTGATCCTGCAATTGCCCGCAATGACCGTGCGATGTATATTGACAAAGGCAAACATCACCGATAATCACAAGTTCTGGCAATACAGCTTTGATCGCTTTCATCGCCTTTTGTACTGGACTGTTCATATCCCAGGCACTCGACCCAATTTCATCTTTATATTCCGGTAATCCAAAGATCTCAACAGCAGGAATACCAAGTTCATAGGCTTCCTTTGCCACTTTCACCGCTTCATCCACCGATAGATGGTAACATCCCGGCAAACTAGGAATTTCTTCTCTTACTTTTTCACCAGCTACGACAAAAATTGGGTAGACAAAATCTTTTGCCGTAAGGATCGTTTCACAGACTAAACTGCGTACACCTTCAGAAATACGCATACGACGTGGTCTTAATTTTTGCTTAATCATCAAACTCCACCTCTAAATTATTGAAATAATTTTTCTATAGAATCCACCAAACCTGTAATCGTATAATCTTCAGCAACAACCGTTGGCTCAATTCCGTTATCAAAACATGTTTTGGCCGTGATCGGACCGATACAAGCTGTTTTTGTTTTTACAATACACGCTTTGCCAGTTTCACCTAAAACATCCAATAAATTTTTCACGGTTGAAGAACTGGTAAACGTTACTAAGTCAATCTCGTCTGCCTGTAATTTTTCAAGCAAGTGTTGACTATCCACCTCACCAATTACGGTCTGATAGACATGTGCAACATCGACGACAGCACCCATTTCACGCAGTTTTTCCGGCAATATTTCACGTGCTTCCGCTGCGCGTGGAATCAAGATTTTCATTCCTGCAGTAATTTCATCTTTTAATATTTCGATAATCCCTTCTGCTCTAAACTGAACCGGGATACAATCTGCTTTAATTCCATACCGCTCTAATTGATCGGCAGTAGAAACACCGATTGCCGCAATTTTAGCATTTGCAAGCGCTCTGCTGTCGAGCCCTTTTTTACGCAAACGCTTAAAGAAATGATCTACACCATTGGTACTGGTGAAGATCAGCCATTGATAACTTGTAATCTTTGCAATTGCCGCATCGATACCTTCATAACTTTCCGGTTCAACAATTTTAATCGCCGGAGCTTCTATACAATTTGCGCCAAGCGCTTCTAATTTGTTCGTAAGCACGCTTGCTTGCTCTCTTGCCCGTGTAACCAGTATATTCTTTCCGAATAATGGCTTATTATCAAACCAAGCAAGTTTTTCGCGCAAGTTTACCACATCGCCGACAATAAAGATCGCAGGCGGTTTCATACCGTGTTGTAAAACATCTGCGGCCGCCTCGCCTACCGTTGTCACTAAAACACGCTGCTCCGGTTTTGTCCCCCAGCGAATCACGGCCGCCGGCGTGTCAGCAGAGCGTCCATTTTCAATTAACTTTTGCGTAATGTGAGGTAAGTTTTCTACCCCCATTAAAAATACCAGCGTATCTACGCCAGTCGAAAGTTTATCCCACCGCATGTTGGATTTTCCTTTTGTCGGGTCTTCATGTCCCGTAACAACGGCAAAAGATGTAGCCACAGCACGATGCGTGACCGGAATGCCCGCATAGGCCGGTACAGAAATCGCTGAAGTAATCCCCGGAACAACCTCAAATGGCAGATGATTTTCTAATAATAAAAGCGCTTCCTCTCCGCCGCGGCCAAAAACGAATGGATCGCCGCCTTTTAGACGCACTACGGTCTTACCTTCTTTTGCTTTATCCACTAATAATTGATTGATGTCTTCCTGCCGCATCGTATGCTGACTCGAAGCCTTGCCCACGTAAATCAGTTCTACATCCTTGCGCGCATAACGCAGCAATCTGTCATCTGCCAAACGATCATAAACGATTGTATCCGCCTCTTGTATGTACTCCCAGGCTTTTACACTAATGAGTTTATAATCTCCCGGGCCTGCTCCTACCAAATATACTTTACCTGCCATGTTCATTCCTCCTGCAAAAAAGTCAGGTGAAAACGCTCGCTCCACCTGACCTATATATTATTCTTACACCATACAGCCTAAATCAACCATAATCTTACGTCCACCGGCATCGAGCATACGATTGGCAAGCTGCTTTCCAAGTAGAGCCGCCGCCTCTTTATCGCCGGTAATACAGTCTTTGATCACAGTCTGTCCGTCTATCGTTGCGATAATTGCTTCTACGGTAAGCTTCGTTTCATCGAGTCGTCCAAATACGCCGACAGGTACCTGACAACCGCCCTCAACCGTTTTTAAAAAAGCGCGTTCCGCCGTCACCGCATAACGTGTTGCTCTATCGTTTAAAAATTCTAATTGCTCTAAAACTTCTGCATCATGCTGCCGTGCTTCAATTGCAAGTGCACCTTGTCCTACAGCCGGCAAACAAATTTCTTTCGCCAAAATTTCCGTAATATGCGCTTGCCAGCCAAGGCGTTTTAAGCCAGCCGCAGCCAAAACAATGGCATCCAAATCGCCTGTATCCAATTTTTTCAATCTTGTATCAACATTACCGCGCAATTCACAAATTTGAAGATCAGGTCGAGCACTTAAGAGCTGTGCTTTCCTTCTAAGACTAGAAGTTCCTACTTTTGCTCCTTGCGGCAAATTTTCCAGTGTTTTATATACCGGGCTAATCAGCGCATCCCCCGGATCTACACGCTTTGTAATCGCCGCCAAAGTCAAACCTTCCGGCAATTCTGTCGGCATATCCTTCAGACTATGCACGGCTAAATCAATCGTACCCTCCAGCATTTCTGCTTCCAGTTCTTTTGTAAATAAGCCTTTTCCGCCGATTTTAGCCAATGGTACATCAAGAATTTTATCGCCGGTCGTCGTAATATGCTTTAATATCACATCCAAATCAGGATACTGCTTGCGTAAACAATCCGCAATATGATTTGCCTGCCAAAGCGCTAGCTTACTGCCGCGCGTACCGATAACTAGTTTTTTTCTCAATTTTTCTTTTCTCTCCTATTGTATCAAGTTTAAAAAGATCCCGCATAGCTTTGATATAATATTCTTCATTTCCCGTACCGGCTGCACTATTGATTTTCACCATCGGTTCTCTAAGAAGTTTACGCACAATCATTCTTGACATATTTTCCATGATCTTGCGTTCTTCTGGCGTAATATCAGATAATTTCGCCATTGCCCGCTTAACTTCCCGCTGCCGTATACGCTCTGCTTTATCTGTCAATAAGGCCATAACTGGCCGAAAAGATAAGTAGCGGAACTTATTCACCAGTTCTTCCACTTCTTCTGCTACAATTTTCCCTGCAAGCGCAGCTTCTTGCTCCCGCACTTTTATATTAGAGTCTACCACAGCCTCTAAATCATCTATATTATATAAACGAACACCCTTGATATTCGCTACTTCTGGTTCAACATCGCGCGGCACAGCAATATCAATGAAAATAATCGGTTTCCCCTTACGTTTTGTCATCAATTGCTGCGTTTCCCACGCCTTCACGATATAATGCGGTGCACCAGTAGAAGTTATTACAATATCTACATTCACCGCACAGTTCATTGCATGCTCCGTCTGGACTGCCTGCCCATTAAATTTCTTCGCCAAATCTACCGCACGTTCATAGCGGCGGTTTGATACAAAGACAGTTTGCACGCCTTGATCAGCCAAATGCCTTGCCGTAAGCTCGCCCATTTGTCCGGCACCGAGCAATAACACATTGGAATTTGATAAATCACCAAATAAATTTTTAGCCAATTCTACCGCTGCATAACTGACCGAAACTGCACTATAAGCAATTCTCGTCTCCGTACGCACTCGTTTTCCTACTGCAATCGCTCGATGAAATAATGTATTTAACACGGTACTGGTCGTACCGGCCTCTTTTGCAATCCAATATCCTTTTTTTACTTGACTGAGAATTTGTCCCTCGCCAA from Massilibacillus massiliensis carries:
- a CDS encoding cell division protein FtsA, encoding MQKNLLFSLDIGTRSVIGIVAEQVEHKIKIIATERKEHNTRAMLDGQIHDVPEVAAILEDVKKQLEEKVGPLKSASVAAAGRALYTINASAELEVSEILTIDDEHALDYAAIQSAQHKLATSSTVDDPTMYYCVGYSTVSYKLDGVQLKTLVGQRGKIAKADVIATFLPRQVIDSMKSALHEAKLEMASLTLEPIAGINVLIPPTMRHLNLVLVDIGAGTSDVAITKNGSVIAYGMVPFAGDEITEALSQHYLLDFNVAEQIKRELNNPNRNAEDNQVSFQDILGMTYTLSPKEINDKLSTNVAELAQAIATQILTLNGAAPQAVLLVGGGSLTPMLPEAIAQALDIPTARVAVRTPDTIQNIEDIPEILKRPDAVTPLGILKIASTQTLNFITIYVNKNELHLFNISNLTVSDALLAAGIDMKQLGGKPGLGLTVKINNQTKFFAGTLGKPAKFTLNGEATTLTAPIANGDKICVTNGIDGYVPTVKLNDVVDAPPAFMITVNDEEFTIDSKVLVNHKTVDAAYQLKDRDEITYQQIKKLGDILLRIGYQPADRHFKYKVNGASIQQTVSPTITINEEPASLSSIVNPEDRIICIEPKTPTVEKIIDINTMDTYLTVHFNKNPSRIPTTTYTLTVDGNPASLQTLVRDGSEIQYSVSEKAVTMISDVLLATNFQPPSALSHVKVEILLNQESAEYTSLVKNGDSVDVIITPL
- the hemL gene encoding glutamate-1-semialdehyde 2,1-aminomutase — protein: MTLHLEKSIEAFAEAKKYIPGGVNSPVRSFKSVDANPPFIAKAKGSKIYDIDGNAYIDYVGSWGPMIIGHAHDEVIKAISRAAELGTSYGAPTLLETELAKLVQKIMPSMELIRMVNSGTEATMSALRLARGFTGREKIVKFEGCYHGHHDSLLVKAGSGAATFGVPDSPGVPKGVANNTITVPYNDVDAIRAVFEKSGEEIAAVIIEPVAGNMGLVLPKQGYLRELRKITEAHGALLIFDEVMCGFRASLGGAQAAYGIKPDLTCLGKIIGGGLPVGAYGGRRDIMEQISPAGPVYQAGTLSGNPLAMTAGITTLSIISEIPEQGQPDYSRVLTLKTKKLTLGMEAAAKKAGLTLQFHQAGSMFGLFFTDQPVYDYETAKKSDLTAFKIYFKSMLEQGIYLAPSQFETAFMSGAHTDEDIEKTIAASAVAFAKVAASK
- the hemB gene encoding porphobilinogen synthase encodes the protein MIKQKLRPRRMRISEGVRSLVCETILTAKDFVYPIFVVAGEKVREEIPSLPGCYHLSVDEAVKVAKEAYELGIPAVEIFGLPEYKDEIGSSAWDMNSPVQKAMKAIKAVLPELVIIGDVCLCQYTSHGHCGQLQDQYVDNDATLTLLAKVAVSQAQAGADIIAPSDMMDGRVAAIREALDESGYQNVSIMSYTVKYASAYYGPFRDAAHSTPQFGDRRSYQMDPANAREALKEVELDLAEGADMIMVKPALSYLDIVHQVREMTHLPVAVYNVSGEYAMVKAAAANGWIDEKRIVLETLTSMKRAGADIIITYHALDAARWLTEK
- the cobA gene encoding uroporphyrinogen-III C-methyltransferase is translated as MAGKVYLVGAGPGDYKLISVKAWEYIQEADTIVYDRLADDRLLRYARKDVELIYVGKASSQHTMRQEDINQLLVDKAKEGKTVVRLKGGDPFVFGRGGEEALLLLENHLPFEVVPGITSAISVPAYAGIPVTHRAVATSFAVVTGHEDPTKGKSNMRWDKLSTGVDTLVFLMGVENLPHITQKLIENGRSADTPAAVIRWGTKPEQRVLVTTVGEAAADVLQHGMKPPAIFIVGDVVNLREKLAWFDNKPLFGKNILVTRAREQASVLTNKLEALGANCIEAPAIKIVEPESYEGIDAAIAKITSYQWLIFTSTNGVDHFFKRLRKKGLDSRALANAKIAAIGVSTADQLERYGIKADCIPVQFRAEGIIEILKDEITAGMKILIPRAAEAREILPEKLREMGAVVDVAHVYQTVIGEVDSQHLLEKLQADEIDLVTFTSSSTVKNLLDVLGETGKACIVKTKTACIGPITAKTCFDNGIEPTVVAEDYTITGLVDSIEKLFQ
- the hemC gene encoding hydroxymethylbilane synthase, with the protein product MRKKLVIGTRGSKLALWQANHIADCLRKQYPDLDVILKHITTTGDKILDVPLAKIGGKGLFTKELEAEMLEGTIDLAVHSLKDMPTELPEGLTLAAITKRVDPGDALISPVYKTLENLPQGAKVGTSSLRRKAQLLSARPDLQICELRGNVDTRLKKLDTGDLDAIVLAAAGLKRLGWQAHITEILAKEICLPAVGQGALAIEARQHDAEVLEQLEFLNDRATRYAVTAERAFLKTVEGGCQVPVGVFGRLDETKLTVEAIIATIDGQTVIKDCITGDKEAAALLGKQLANRMLDAGGRKIMVDLGCMV
- the hemA gene encoding glutamyl-tRNA reductase, with protein sequence MQLVVLGLNHKTAPVGVRECFSLSDDKVKAGLRHIDEYEQIHEAVIISTCNRSEVYVVVDDAEEALPALKQFLYDLASSDEDAEDYMFHYYDEACITHLFKVAASLDSLIIGEGQILSQVKKGYWIAKEAGTTSTVLNTLFHRAIAVGKRVRTETRIAYSAVSVSYAAVELAKNLFGDLSNSNVLLLGAGQMGELTARHLADQGVQTVFVSNRRYERAVDLAKKFNGQAVQTEHAMNCAVNVDIVITSTGAPHYIVKAWETQQLMTKRKGKPIIFIDIAVPRDVEPEVANIKGVRLYNIDDLEAVVDSNIKVREQEAALAGKIVAEEVEELVNKFRYLSFRPVMALLTDKAERIRQREVKRAMAKLSDITPEERKIMENMSRMIVRKLLREPMVKINSAAGTGNEEYYIKAMRDLFKLDTIGEKRKIEKKTSYRYARQ